CCAGCTATCCGGTTGCCGGCGGCCTGTCTTTCTTTCCGGTTTCCCCCCGAATTCTTTTTCGATACAAACTTTTCCTCCGGCGGCGACGTGATCGGAATTTATAGTTTATCTGTGGAAGTTTCTTCCTTGCCAGTGGACATGAACGtgtgtttgtcgtttatttcaTAACGCTCATCCAATTAGAACAATGGAAAAGTTCGGGAAAATATCAAGAAACTATATACACGTAAGACTTTCATGAGACAAACTTTGCGAACTGGTTTGCGATTGTAAAGGTTACCATAACTTGCATTACAACTTTGTTTCAGGAAGCCATCATTTTTTCACCAAGAAAGCCACTGGGACGTTTTGGGTAAATATTCAGCATTTTTGCGGCGTTTTTCTTTCTATTAAAAAAGAGATGATACCAagggttaaatttttataaaaactaaagacaacACCCATGCTAAATCTAGTGATCAaaggctaaaagacaggcgaaatattgctagatggcgttagagtATCGTGAGGCTTTTCTCTCTCAATTCAACTTTCAGATTATCAGTTCAAATATGCAGGCATGCTCCTAAAGATTAGTAGAATAATAACTCAAATTAGACAAAAAACTTTATGAGTACAACTGTCAAAAAAAAGCACGCCACAAGTACCCAGGGTCGACCGGTTTGATAGGCCTCCTGTACTGGCTATAGAGGCTGTCCCAAAACACCTTCTGCTCCCAGTGGGGTTCTTCGTGTACTTCGAAGTCCTTGTCCATATAGAGACAGCTGACGTTACCCGGTCTCACCTGGGGCCAGAGAGTCGGGAGCAACTCGGTGGGGGCTGGTGTGGGGTTACTGAAAGAAAAAACGTTTTagaagctttcatttaacttcaCTTGTATGCAGCCTGCATACAactgcccgggcattatgaaaaatgaccgaTTTATCAATTGGTCTACAACATGTATATTAACACCCCTATTTTGCGTCGGAGTGTAGTCGCTTCCCGCCGTCTGTTCATCTGTATGCAaatgtacgcttagatctttaaTTTACACCAGACTTTAATGCATGTGGTTGTCATCAATAGATAGAACGATCCAAGAGGAAATTGTATacgtcggcggccgatcgtaaaatccgccagatcactaaattcctaggcatatcgtgaaatggcgccatttcatgataggCCTAACAGTtagccaggcatatcacgatgggCATgcgagaaacaatacggcagatcgattagagaaacgcattcgtcgatattccaaGCATACTGGGCACATCGTAATATGccgaagaaaataaaaatttaggtacgacgagcgaagcgaggagtggttagtatgaattgtgaccagaacgcacgagccgagcgagcgaagcgagcgcgccgcggcagcggccggcgaagtgccagaaccgatatggcggcgtttcatgatatgcctaggaatttcatgatctgcctaaatgtCACTATGCctatcgttaaacggtgagtttttaacgatatggcggatgtcccttagccaattcatgaaatggcggcatttcacgatattcCTAGGATTTCATTATCTGGCGGATTTGACGATCGGCCGCcaacatatattatataactaGCAATGCTCTCTGGCTCCACGTGTATGTGGTTTTGGGGAAAGggaggtgaaaaatataaaatgaccaTCTTTAAATATACTTTCTTAATGTTACGCCGCTTGGAGAATGaaatgattggttatttgaaACGTGTTGCAGGAGATCTGGTCAAGAAATAGCAAGTCACTAACCCAAACTTGACGTAGTTGGCGATTAGTTTGGCGACTCGGTCCACCGCTAGTCTATCGGCCTGGCTTCTCACTGGCTTGAGCAGGATGGCATGCTTTATGATGTCACCGTGACCCGCCACCGTGATGTCCTCATAAAACTTCTCGTAACTTCCCATGTTGCCTTTATATGCAAATTCCATCAAGTAGACCGGGTTGCCGCCCTTAGCGTGCATCTCGGCTGAATTAAGCAGTgcgtccaaaataaatatatcccCAACAAACtccaaatatttaattacactgTTATCTCCTACAGTATTGTTGCCAAAATAGAAACTCTTTAGGTTCTTAGCTACTTCTTGTTTTATCTCATCCGTGTCAAAGATAAGATCTGCTGGCATGAAGTCAAGAAAATTCGTTTCCAGTTTGTTTTTGTAGTTTTCAGTGTAATATTCTTCGCTTTTCAGGAACAGGCCTTCAAGAGCCGAGAAAAGGAACATGATTGGTACCTTAGAATAGTCTTGCTTGGTCAATATCTCGAGGGGTGGTTTCGATAAGAATGGTTTTGTGCCGTAGAACTTTTTTTCGACACATGGTGAGAAACCGAACGTCATATCGGTAAAGTTGCTGTAATAGTCGAAGTTGGCTACGCTTAGTTGGTCAGAGGGTACGTGTTGGAGATAGCTGATCAAACTGTAAAGACGTTCAGATATACGTTCGGGGAGATGTAACGATGCCGCGAAGTTCAAGGCTGTCTTTATGGGGTCAGCGTCAACTGCCCAAACAGACAACGCAGATGCTGATTCTACAATTGCTCTGTGGAAAAGTCCCTCGCTTGTTTTTGACAAGACGTGGAGCTCTGTTGACGCTCCTCCTGCACTCATGCCATACAACGTTACTTGCGCAGGATCTCCTCCAAAATTCTTAATGTTCTTTTTAACCCATAACAGCGCTGCTCTCTGGTCTTTTAGCCCTGCGTTTCCTGGTGCTTCGTCTATTCCCAAGCAGAGGAATCCAAGCGCTCCGAGCCTGTAGTTTATCGTAACGACTATGATGTTCTGCTTGATTAAAGGACCGACTCCCCTGGTCTGCCCTTTTCCTATGATATAGGAGCCCCCGTGGATATAGACCAGGACGGGAGCTAAGCTGTTCACTATTGTGGTTGGGGTGAAGACGTTGACGATGAGGCAGTCTTCTTCGCCGGAGCCTCTTTGAGAGCATTCCACTGTGCGATTTGCGATAAACACCCCATCCCATGGGATTGGTGGTAAGGGAGGCTAAGGAGAAATAAAACTCATTAATGTTATATGTATTTAACAATATATAAAGGAATTCCAATTgtttatgtactcgtatgtgctTATACAACGGTTGATAAATTTAGACTTGACCGTTAAAAGTTATTGCTCAGACAGAGCATTGGAAATCTAACTTCTATTCAAACAAACCCAATCTGCTGAAATATCTCAGAAGAATTGGAGAACACCTGTCAACACCTCTActacagaataactaatagtacctactactgCTACTTGATGAACTGAACTATTACTCTATCTTACTTGATGAAAAGTGCACATGACGCCAAAGGTgcatctcactggttcagtaacaggtTATTCAAGACTTGAAGAGCCTTAGGTTGTATCTTTCTGGATATACAGACGATGGGAGCAAATTCCATttcttagcagttcgcattaagATGAAGCGAACCGCTTCGCACGTACCAATATAGTACTAACTGCATAAGAGTATTATATGGCGCCCACCCCACGCCTGGATGGCcgttggtaaaataaaaatggagGAATTAAATcatataattcatcatcatcatcaacatatcagccgtaggacgtccactgttggacataggccttccccatagacctccatttGTTTCCAGTCGTACCTAACCAAAATGCTCGGGACTCGTGGGCCTTCTTCGTTTTCCTGTCGATTTACatgagaaagaaaaacaaaaccgatcttttgcttcgagttccgaacgacattaACAAACTAGTTTGAGTGTAATTAACGCAAAAATGAAGATAAAAAAGTATAAGAAACATATTTGAGAAGCTTTTGTGAGgcaagtaggtaattaattacgtaACTAACTTACTAACCTTGAAGCGTCGTTCATAGGTCATAGGCGCAGCGTACGGTATTCCAAGGAAGGCGTAATATTCGCCTTCTCCCTCGTTCACTAGACGTCCTCTAACGAGTCCGGAATTTGTGACCACATCCTTAGTACCAAGATCGAGGGTTGCCTTATCCGGAACATTTATATTTACCGCCACGGAATATTctagaataattaaaatacacagCGACGACCGCAACATGTCGCTTTCAGCGTGGTTTGCCGACAATGgattatattttcatttcataataaaattcgcTTTTAATTTGTGGACCGACCATCTGCGAACAGTTATTGTTTATTGCAACAAATGATTTATTACGTTGCGTTCCGCGTATTAGGTATTAGAAGTGACAGCacatggctactacgaaactcgaaactcgaagttcgtgtcgtgcggtccctctgacacttatactatttaatacgagagcgagagggatcgcacgacacgaacttcgagtttcgagtttcgtagtagccccgcacgAGTGGcacagtcatcagcaccaatatttgacacaacaagcgtgcatacaTATTTGattcgactctatttctaagaaggacgtgtcagacatttttgcacgctccgctgtggcagatattaatgctggtgaccaTACGTCGCACTCCAGCGGGCATTTGGTAAGGTTCACAAATCAATTTTTGAGTTGTcataataaagtatttgtaGGGCAAGGTAGCCTAAAGCGAGTAAGCGCTTTTACACAgtagtaacaatttttttttattagactggatggcaaacgagcaagtgggtctcctgatggtaagagatcaccaccgcccataaacatctgcagcaccaggggtattgcagacgcgttgccaacctagaggcctaagatgggttacctcacgtgccagtaatttcaccgaatgtcttactctccacgccgaaacacaacgctgcttcacggcaggattagcgagcaagatggtggtagcaattcggccggaccttgcacaaggtcctaccacctgcaacctgcACATTAGTGTCACTTCCACTCGGACGCCATGGTCGCGTATTGGTTAAGCTACATGCAACAAAAGATTTTCGGTGGTTTTACTAAAAATCAACAGGATAAATGTCTTCTgattagtgaataatgtttatAAGTATTCTGATGTAACTATTACggtatcattttattattatttaactctgaaatgagataaaaaaaccggcagatattactttgactttgaagttaTTATTACGCAATAAAAAGTGTGCTCTTGGGCAAAGCGGGTTTACGGCATCCGGCCAAACCACTATCCGTTTCATCTCTAATTTGGACCCCTGGTTACTGGGccaaaaacattgcaaataagcTTAAGAATAATCCCTTTCAAGGAATATGTCAAGTTAGTTACCAGTCAccttgtataccgaatttcatctaaatcggttcagcagtttagacgtgattgagtaacaaacatccaaaaattttcacaaactttataatattagcaggattacataattacctatttattacctTTACCATTTTGAAAGACGGTGCGATTCGGAACTGACTCTAGCGGGTATCACTATCAAGTCAGAAAAAATGAAAACACCAAATCCTTgccatcatcatcggcctaaaTCCGTCTGAATGAGAACCGAGAGCTTAGCCCatattagttcccacgcgggccaatgCGGATTGAGCACTTAACATACACCATAAAATTGCTTCACAAGCAAACcagggctcgaacccacgaccctctggaAACAACTAGGCTGCTACAGCTCTAACACAAAACActacagttaaataaaataattacgtaCCTTGTGAAATACGCTGTAATTTTGCTTTCGCTCAGCGACCATCTGTCAACGTCAGGATACTTCTGTCTTTAGATTAGACCGATAAGGTTACGACCGCGATGGcgtaatatattttatcaatttattactttattcaAGATGAAAAAGGAAGGTATGATTATGTGCGTCGCATCGTGCTTCTGCACCGGCCcggtattattgttttatcttGTTACTTTGTTGATGTGCCTAAGAAACATTTTCTTTCTCTCTCTGTCCccctctctctttctttctttctaacatcagcacagcagggctactacgaaactcgaaactcgaagttcgtgtcgtgcggtccctctcgctctcgtattaaatagtataagtgtcagagggaccacacgacacgaacttcgagattcgtagtagccctgcaggttctTTCCAGCGGCAcggcccagcagggctactacgaaactcgaaattcgaagttcgtgtcttgcggtccctctcgctctcgtattaaatagtataagtgtcagagggaccgcacgacacgaacttcgagtttcgtgtttcgtagtagccctgctgagctctgccgacttttttttaattttcatcacacttgctcgtaaacagtgttgtaacatgcaggctaccttgattgcaaccccccaaataaaaccctcgaccttaatgtgcttgtcatgaaacccgtggtcggtaaatgagtcattgcgcgtactaattttcatgtcatgaagcccaaggtcggtaaatgagtgtgatactgcaaggtgtgcaggagcgcggcgcgcgcacgtcgcgcacatggtcaggctggggtagggcagcgcggaggctggcgctgccaagagcgtagtcagcggtatcggcatttTTTGTAATGATGTGATGAAAagcattgtatgtcgcacgggcggtactagaattacgaacatcgactcattaaagccctcagtcttcgacttcgggcttctaatagactctcgttcgtaattccttgtttaccgcccttaagacactaTGTACTATTACTACCAACATAACTGGCTAAaacattgatttaatttttaggggctgtttcagcacCCATTGATTTGACGGATAAGTGTGATGCTgttgctgtctccgtctattcgaacaaaacaaccagagacggcatcacatttatttgtcaaatcaatttaatcaatggatggtgaaacagagggtTAGTCTTAAATTTCTTCTAACcagtgtaatgtgtcactgtgtgttataaataaattattttctttctttctttcgaatgtcacgaataaatgtttattttctatcattctttctttcttaattcaTTAAAAACCAGTACAAGCCGTAACAACCCACTTCCTGCTTCTATAAATATTCTAAACCGAATACGTTTCCGGACTTCCGATGATTTACCTCCTTATAAACAAGGAGATTCCACATCCAGTCGAGTTCCTGGCGGCCGTCCAAAATCTAGCTTGTGAATAGGTTATACTTCATTTCATGTAACATACAACTTGACGAggatgtcaaagtcaaagttaaagttaaaatatctttattcaagggattcgatttgtagcattcgaacatggcggatgtagacaatatctaattttgctatttctgtttctttgggtagttgaagtataattttgatagtgttttatgcggcgatttaccttaacagtgaacagtgatcacaaaattctatatttctctcgtatctgacattttttaatgcgcaagttgtgtccacgtggtttctggatttttttgctatcaagttgcaaaaactacaaccaccgtacaacgtccctctcaaagagagtgtactttgacactggcgaaattgtcctattaattaggacagaaaagccatattttaaaacagaAGAAGATCTTTATTCAACTTAATTTTAACTAGCATTTATGAATCTAAAAAATCTACTACCGATTCGGAAAAAATCCGAGAGAAACTCAACGAGGAGATTTTTTCAGGTCTACAATATTGAGTATTTGATGGcttacacatacacaaacatcacgcctgtattcccaaatggggtaggcagagcacacgaaacgttacggcttcggagccacttttagcaattttaggttttaagttatttataaatggcttatatcataatatttaacacGACTACATTTTCAACAAAAAGGTAGAGCATTCAATAATACGACAGTAAAAACGGATGAAAAAGGGGTGACAccctttcccggcccggataatactaacatggaaataccgaccctgtttttcgtgtacactgtacacgctcatagaaactgacatAAGCTTCTataggcgtgtacacgaaaaatatgtcgatattatccgggccgggaaagagtgtaaACCTGAAAAAGGACAACGAATGTATGCAAGCGTTATCGGTCAAACCAATATGCTGACATGGCTTTGCCGCAGCTTGCTTATTCCAAATTGTCTATTGACTTTATTCTTTGTACATAATCAACATTCTATTTTACTTTCACAATCCTTTGATTTTTACTGTTTTGCCgtgaaatttaatgaaataaataaataaatctaatgtTGTATGGAATGAAGTCTACTTAAGCAATGTACAACTTAAAGCTAAGCTTTATTTAATATTCGTATCTAAACAACTTTAAGGTTTATGTTTGGTTGATTCCGTTTCTATTTAAGTTTGTTTTCAGTGCAGAGCCACGTTTATGTCGACTTTGGTCGATGAGGCGGGTACCGTGTAATGTAATGACAGAATGCTATGAAATACGGAGTCACGATTCATAGAGGAATGCACAACTGCATAACTATTTAAACCCGTAAGTCCCAGCGTTAAATTTAGATGTATCCTGGAAATACAGCATAGACATCTTAGAGTTTCGTATCCGAAGGATGACAAACccttttaatctgtcatctcccaggataacaggatcaaaggaatttgggcacaaatttgtgcctctgggagaggacaggttaatgttgctattctgtccgtctgtctgtttgtctgtctgtcactggGCTGAAGCTCAAAAAACTGTTATAGATAGACAGATGAAATTTATACATTCtctgtatttctattgccaGTACCACGaaaggtaacaaaaaaattcaaataatttattgaatcaggcgttactttgcggaggtccatatcaatgatctaaaagaatttcttttttcacccgcgaccttatgatagctaagcttatgcaagatatgcgtgttcatgcagttcctccacctccacactgtaagaacacacacaaatcacacaaagccatctatcaccaccaccacactacactgacgcgtttagaactcaaccagagcttatcttcagagcaacacaaccgtacaccgtgctaccagatgttagactcaaaaaaaaacaattagaaatTAAAGAGAATCTCATCTCAACGAATTaatataaaaagaataaaaatataatataaaaggaacccacactgcatacattttgtttcGAAGCAGGACTCTGTTAACACTTGATTTTCATACAGGCGGCTGTTTACATAACGTATATTTTGACATACGTTCAAAAAAATTTGCTCAGCGTGGGGTAATTTTAGAGCGGTTgagtttgtttttttctatgCTCCATGGAGTAGGAGATATTTAAAGTCGGGTATTCAATTAATCCCCTCgggaattcacaaaaaaattgtggtgttcttttcattttggttttaTCACGAACGCGCGTGGGAACTGcagtccaagccctcttattctgataggaggcctgtgcccagcagtgatgatgatgacatcccGATTCCGTGGAGTTTTGGGGACCAAAACGAGCCAATGTGATCTTCGTAAGGGtatgccttttcgcagaaatattattcccaaacgtttcatttgccaaactgttttatttcccaaccctcaaatttctccgaaaccaatattttttctcaacgtgcttattttcttatggttttatagaacacagtaagTTTGGCTACGTTTCCGGAAAGTTccgaaaaatatggtttcagagaaaatcgtaCGTTGGGAAACGagacagtttggcaaatgaaacattgggaataatatttcgccgaaaagacAGAGAACCCTTCGCAAAATCTACATGTACACTTACCACGATTTTGGTGGCAAATAGTAAAGGTAAGGCACGTTCACATACAAACTCTCGCATTCCAGCTCGTTGGAAATACCGCACTCAAAAACGATTCTATCTCAAATGTAAACCTCGGAGAAACATAAAAGAGGAAACGTGGAATAAAGTTTTCGCCGTTGTTTTGGGCAAAACCGAGAGGAAATAATATTAACGCCTGTATGCAAAGATACTAAAATtctgaataaaattatacttgGTTTTGTGAAGACGCCTTTATAGTAGAGTTGTGAGGAATATTTAGTTATACATATTACTTATTAAGTAATGATGTTTAATGaagttgttattttaatttgtagtaactttcttataataatatttttatgagtTAACTCACTTTACTGTGAcagaaaacatcgcgaggaaacctgcggATATCTGAGAAGAATTTGATttgtcaaatataaaaaaaaaatgtatgtcgGTCTGACGTATTAAATTGTAAATCAGTCATTTCTTCGTTAATGCTGTGGCGTTTGGTACGAGGATTTGTACGTAGGTTAGAAATACACTGAGGATGCGTtcccaccaaagatgtgcgagggtgtgttgcgaagaatgtgtttttcattaaccaatagaaacgcttcatttacttagcCTCGCACAGCATATCTCTAGCGGAAACACGGAGcggaggcgaggtaaatgaagcttttccattggttcatgaaaaacacgcTCGCTTCCTGTTCAGTGTTCCCCTGGTTCACACGAGGTACGCCCAGAATGCAGCTCTTATCCGTGTCCTTAGAGATTACAATAAACGTTTCCACAATATTGACCTCTTTGACTGTAGCAAGGCAACACTAAAAAACCGTATACGAAAATTCGtaagctattttattataaatagataaatcaACTTTGGTTGGAGTACCTAAAACAGAccgcactcacacacacacacacacacacacacatttgaaaaatcttcgacaaaatctgacgttatttcttgaatgaaaccttaatgaaactcgtgtataatctgtagtagcatatgTAGACTAGCCTAGACATGgtgaaaatttgacattttaaaaatcaattaatactcgattgaataagcgattattatttatttactttaaaattaaaggCTGTCCTGTCACTAcggtaccgtttttgtcaaacttaaaacctaaaattgcttaaagtggctccgaagccgagcggtaacgtttcgctgtctaccccatttgggaatgcaggcgtgatttttatgtatgtatgtatgtatgtataaaattcaaaaatagttactgcttttataattgaataaacagtctttggaattaaatcaagtattgtaaataataaaatagtcaaaaatactttgatctattcaattaataaattgaaCAATATTacactgaacagattaattattttgcaatatgttctaggttttcacatcattaaaaaattcaaaattcaaactcAAATCATTTAtgcagtaaataggccgcaatgggcacttttacacgtcattttactaccagcgctttcggtaagaccatcattgccaagaagaatgcgccgcaagaaacttggcagaaagtcattttttcaaaataaaataattaaaaactacagtatacaaaaCACTACAGTAtacagtacaaaaaaataataataataatacagggatgtatggggtcccttagttacaaaactaaacactaactatatctacgttcagtggaagtgtagaatgcttccaccgtcataaattaaaaaaaaaaaaaaactgaaatatacattaaatgtctgtggtcggattaatggcgtctttgtttagcctttctataaattggattgacataaaccataGCACGTTTCCTACCCAACCGTCGCCggcgcgtgtcatgtatgcgcttgacattccgttcctatAACGGTCATGGCATATACATAATACGGtatagtgggtagagacctttaaccgacaaaatacgatgacacCAGATCTGTAGTCTTTATACAGTTCATGCTATTAACTTCCCAATCGGATTTGTTCGGGGATAAACACAAAACGATTGGACTAATTGCTGTAGCGTGTGGTGAATATAGACGGTTGGATAATTAGGTAATGTCCGCTGATTGGttgattttaatcaaaattcagAATAGGCTGGCGATTAAtttaatcattaaatttatcatttattttgattatacaGGTTGTTAATTAATAACTGAAAGCCTGAAAGTAGTTTGCTTAGAATGGAGAATAGTATCgagtttgtgtgtttttttaaatccctttttttctGTGCCCAGtttaaaacttaaagaaaagtTATGAATGCGTACGCCGATTTAATGTTTAAGCGAATCTATATATAtatgcgcgagtccaactcgcacttggccggttattctgtcataacattagttcaattggtgtcaagtctcCCGtgataagtacttatttaattcTCACCACCAATTACACCCACCCCCGTTATAAATCTCATCGTAATCGGTCTCATGAGTATTTCGCAAAATCTTAGCTATCTTGGACTGGAATTACGGGCTAAAAGGTGTGGTGTTGCTCAGCCTGCATTCTAGTCATTAAGCAGAAAATCAGCCCTCAATCCCTAGGGTGCGTTTCAGTAAACCAACCACTACACGAATGCCGTTAACGTAAAACGAAACTTGTTGTGTGGAAAGTAGAGTCTTAAGACTTTTATATTGTGCACCGTAACGGCTCTTGTGTCGGATACAACGTCGAGAACTTAAGCGTTCCATTTTGGTATTATTTACAGGAGCCGCAAATGAAGACGTTTCTGGAATGAGGTCGTGAGTTGTGTGTTTAAGGGTCGATGTAATTATGAAACATTGCTGTTCGGGACTCCATCTCAATCCGTCTCtgtccgggactcaaactatctgtataccgaattttatctaaatcgagttagcggtttagacgtgattcagtaacaaacatccaaatatattcacaaactttcacatttattatatgaGTAGGATAGGATTTATGTTTGTTTCTGTTCCTTTCTGTAAGAGCACGATGTGATTTGTAGGCATTCCCAGGAACTTATTTTTATATAGTGCATAAAGAGTCactaagtataattttattgcattgcattgaaatacaaaatgaaGTTACTCAGATGT
This region of Choristoneura fumiferana chromosome 11, NRCan_CFum_1, whole genome shotgun sequence genomic DNA includes:
- the LOC141432491 gene encoding carboxylic ester hydrolase-like isoform X2 — protein: MTYERRFKPPLPPIPWDGVFIANRTVECSQRGSGEEDCLIVNVFTPTTIVNSLAPVLVYIHGGSYIIGKGQTRGVGPLIKQNIIVVTINYRLGALGFLCLGIDEAPGNAGLKDQRAALLWVKKNIKNFGGDPAQVTLYGMSAGGASTELHVLSKTSEGLFHRAIVESASALSVWAVDADPIKTALNFAASLHLPERISERLYSLISYLQHVPSDQLSVANFDYYSNFTDMTFGFSPCVEKKFYGTKPFLSKPPLEILTKQDYSKVPIMFLFSALEGLFLKSEEYYTENYKNKLETNFLDFMPADLIFDTDEIKQEVAKNLKSFYFGNNTVGDNSVIKYLEFVGDIFILDALLNSAEMHAKGGNPVYLMEFAYKGNMGSYEKFYEDITVAGHGDIIKHAILLKPVRSQADRLAVDRVAKLIANYVKFGNPTPAPTELLPTLWPQVRPGNVSCLYMDKDFEVHEEPHWEQKVFWDSLYSQYRRPIKPVDPGYLWRAFF
- the LOC141432491 gene encoding esterase FE4-like isoform X1 — encoded protein: MLRSSLCILIILEYSVAVNINVPDKATLDLGTKDVVTNSGLVRGRLVNEGEGEYYAFLGIPYAAPMTYERRFKPPLPPIPWDGVFIANRTVECSQRGSGEEDCLIVNVFTPTTIVNSLAPVLVYIHGGSYIIGKGQTRGVGPLIKQNIIVVTINYRLGALGFLCLGIDEAPGNAGLKDQRAALLWVKKNIKNFGGDPAQVTLYGMSAGGASTELHVLSKTSEGLFHRAIVESASALSVWAVDADPIKTALNFAASLHLPERISERLYSLISYLQHVPSDQLSVANFDYYSNFTDMTFGFSPCVEKKFYGTKPFLSKPPLEILTKQDYSKVPIMFLFSALEGLFLKSEEYYTENYKNKLETNFLDFMPADLIFDTDEIKQEVAKNLKSFYFGNNTVGDNSVIKYLEFVGDIFILDALLNSAEMHAKGGNPVYLMEFAYKGNMGSYEKFYEDITVAGHGDIIKHAILLKPVRSQADRLAVDRVAKLIANYVKFGNPTPAPTELLPTLWPQVRPGNVSCLYMDKDFEVHEEPHWEQKVFWDSLYSQYRRPIKPVDPGYLWRAFF